A region of the Candidatus Woesearchaeota archaeon genome:
TTTCAGCTTCCTTGAGTAATTTCGTTGCTTCGTTGAACATGGTATTAAGCTTTTCCGCCAATAATTGCTTTTCCAACAACCATGGGAGGACAATTTCCAATAACTGGTACATACTGTCCTCCTTTTCCACAATAACCCGGGGAACCTTTTCCATAGGTATTCCCAATGGCGCGTATGTCGTACAAGGTACGCAACGTATTTCCTAGTAATGAGACTCCCTTGACAGGCTCGGTAATTCTGCTGTTTTTTATCTTGTATCCCATTTGCGCAGAAAAATGAAAATCTCCAGTTGGCGTATCTGCTTGACCACCACGAGAACCGATAAGATAGAGACCGTCTTTAACTTTTTCTGCTAATTCTTCAAAACGATGATCCCCCTTTTCAAGATAGGTATTGGACATACGAACCTGGGGAAGGTATTCCACGCTTTGTGCTCGTGCATTTCCGGTCGGTGATGTTCCGTATGCAGCAGCAGTTTCCCGAGTATGGAGAAGGTTCTGCAAAATACCATGTTTTACCATTGATGTTTTTTGTGCAGGTACTCCTTCGTCATCATAAAAGTAGCTGCCCCATAATCCTTTGAGCGTTGGATCATCGCTGATGGTTAAAAAGGAAGGAGCAATCTGTTTTCCGAGTAATGCTTGAAGGCAACTTTCCTTTTGAAGTACAATGTCTGCCTCGGTGGCATGACCAACAGCTTCATGGATAAGCACTTCAGTGAGCTGGGGATCACATAATACCGGAACCATGCCCCCTTTTGGTACTCTTGCTTTGGTAAGGATACATGCATTTTTGTAGGTAGATGCCATTACCTCGGGAAGGGCTTTTGTTACTTCATATCCCATGACTCCACCCGCCCGTTCATCAAAGGTTTCCAATGTTTTATTTTTTACCGTCATTGAAGCACTTACTGCAGCATAGGTTAACTGCTGATGGATTTCTGTTCCTTCGGCATTCCAAAAGCTTGAGTCTTTTATACTATCTGAATAAGAAACCTGCACACTTTTGACGAATTTTCGTTGAAGATATTCGGTTGTTGCTGCAACGATGTGACTCTTTTTTTCTTCTAAGGAGATAGTGTCGGGCGCAATCTTCACCAGACTTTTTTTTTGTCCACTTCTTGGATGTCCGACCCACACGCTTCGTGTTGCAGGAGACCGTGTCATGGAGGTGTTTAACGATTTCGCAATACTCATAGCTTTTTTTATTGATTTAGCGAGCGAAGTCCCGTCACTAGAAACAAAACCCCATCCATTTTTATACAGAACCCGGACAGAATGTCCGTTTTTTTCTCCAAGGACAATATCTTTTGTTTCTTTATTCCATGCATTAAGTGCTGTTGTTTTGATTGTTTCGTTTCGAATTTCCCAGTACGTGATTGAACGATCAGCAAATAAACGGAGAAGTTTTCTTTCCATGTTTTTCTCATAACGACTGCTCATTTATTACCTTTTCTGTTCTAAAAAAACAAAGCGAAAGCTTTTTATAGTCATATCTGATCCAGAAATACTTATGCTTGCCGTCTTAAAACAGTTTATCAACAAGGTATTTCGTGATATTTTCCGAAAAAAGAGGCACATCAAATTGGGGTTGTACGGACCGCCAAATGCAGGAAAAACAACACTGGCAAATAAGATTTGTACTGACTGGCTTGGAGAAGAAATGGGAACGGTTTCTGACATTCCCCATGAAACCAGAGAAATTCAGATTAAAGAACAGATTAATATTAAATCAAACGGTAAAGAGCTCTCTTTTAACCTTGTTGATACACCCGGGATTGCAACCAAGGTTGACTTTGAAGATTTTCTCAAAAGCGGATTAAATGAAAAAGAAGCAAAAAAACGTGCAAAAGAAGCGACAAAAGGCATTGTTGATGCAATCAAATGGCTTGATGAAATGGATGTTGTCATTATTGTCCTTGATGCTACCAAAGACCCGTACAGTCAAGTGAATATTACTATTGTCGGAAATCTCCAGGCTCGTAATATTCCGGTGATGATTATTGCAAATAAGATTGATCTGAAAAAGGCTGATTTAAAGCGAGTCGAGAGTGCATTTCCTCAGTATCCGGTCGTCGGCATTTCAGCAAAATATGGGACCCAAATCGAAGCATTTTATGAGTCCCTCTTCACGGTTGCAGGATAATACCAAAAAATAACACCAAAATGATAACCCTCCAATTTATACCGTATGCAGAGATCGAACAGCTCGGAACTGCAAAACGTATTAAAAAATTGTTGGACCTTGTTAAGGATAACAAGATTGTCTTGCTTGAGGGTCGACTGAAGAAAGAAGAAGAAGCAGAGCTCATCAAACGGACAATGGAAGAAATTAACGACCATTTTAAGGGGATTGAGTTATCGGTAATATATCCCAGCGATAAAGATAGCGCAGCGTTTTTTCAGTTTTTTCAAAAATTCAGAAAAAGATTTATCAGCCTGTTATTAGGCGATCGCCAAGGGTTTACCATTATTGGGCCAGCAAATATTGTGAAGGAGATCAAGAGAGATCCTGAACAAATACAGCTCCTTACTGACGACGAATATCTCAGAAGAAAACTCGGTGGTTCTCGAAAGTAAGACTAGCAGCAAGACAAATTGTTTGTAGTTGGGTAAATCACCCAAATCATCGTAACTTACAGAGAACAAATCTTCTCTAGAGGTCAACATGCCGCATCAATGTGTTCGTTGTGGATCTATTTATGAGGATGGATCTAAAGCAATTTTAGAGGGATGTACTTGTGGAGGTAGATTTTTCTTTTTCATCAAAAAAAAGACCTCAGATGCAGCAGATACAGGTGCAAAGGAACTTCCTCTCCAACTGACGCAAGAAGAAAAAGAACACATTGAGCAGGATGTGTATGATCTCATTGGCAATGACATCGACCGTTCAAAGCCCGTTGTTCTTGATTTGGAGGCTATAAAGATTGTCAAGCCAGGACAATATGAGCTCGATCTGGTCAATATCCTGAAACAGCATCCCTTGATCTATAAACTTGAGGAAGGAAAGTATATCATTGATCTTCCCTCTACCTTCCAGCTTATGCGATCAAAAAAGAAGTAAAACCCACAAAATATAAACGAATATAAACGTTGGTTTTATGTTGATGGTTATGCGACTGATTATTACAAGACATGGTGAAACTGAAGAGAATGTAGCAGGTATTTTTCAAGGTCATCTTCATGGAAAACTTTCAGATGTAGGTATTTCTCAAGCGAAGAAAGTTGCATTACGATTGAAAACTGAGAAAATAGATTATATTTATTCGAGTGATTTAGCAAGGGCTTCAGATACAACAAAAGAAATTGCAAAGTATCATCCTCATACACCTGTTGAATTTGTGGAAGAATTAAGAGAAAGATATTTAGGCGAATTGCAGGGAAAGAAAGAATCAGACCTTGGATTTTCAAAAACCACAAGCGTCGCAGGTCTTTCTCTAAAAAATGGAGAAACGCTAGAGTCATTATTCAATCGTGCTAAAGCATTCTTGCATAAGGTTTTAACAAAACGTCCAAATGACACTGTTTTATTCGTAGCTCACAATGGAATTAATAAGGCATTAATAGCAGTCATTACTCATAGGACTCCTGAGGACATACAATCAATTGAGAACCTACATAACACCGGCATTTGCATTTTTGACATTGATGAAGATAAACGTCATAAAATCCATCTATTCAATAGTAAACAACACCTAGACTAACAGTCAATTCCAAGAACCTTCTATTGTAGTCCAAGAACTCATCTGCCTGTTTTAATCTCGATGATGTCCCGGTGCTGTAAGGGGTGGTCCTTACCAACCGGTAGTTTCTTTCGTACATCAATCGCTTTGATGAAGTTCTTGCCAAGATCTTGATGGATCTTAAAGGCAAAATCCAAGGCAGTTGTTCCTGGTGGCATTAAGAAGCAGTCAGGAAGGACATTTCCGTCTTTGTCCATGAGATTATTTACTCCTCCAGGGAAGATGGCAATCATCCTGAGCAGTGTAAACACGGCTGTATCAAGGGCTTGCTGGACTCCTGTTGTTTGATGGATATCAAGGATCGTTCGTTGGATAAAGGACAATGCCTGTTGTTGTTTTTCATTCATCTGTGTACTGGTTATCTGGAAGGTCTTGTCTCCGGGGACATAGCTAATAAGATGATGCCGTGCTGCCTCACGCAAGGCAAGCTCTGCTTCAGCGCTACAAGGAATAAGCGTGTATGCGGGAAAGGTTTTTTGCAACCGCTCAAAGTGTTCTTGTGCTCCAGGAACATCGATCTTATTACACACAATAATCATAGGTTTTGTCTTTTTTCTCAGCTCATGCGCCAGTTTCAATAATTGATCTTCGCTCCAACTGTTTGGTCTTTCAGGGTCTAATGCAAGTTCTGTTATAACTTGTTCAACGATCTCTTCAGTTACTTTCAGCCCGCTCAATTGCTTCGCCAGTGCCTTTTGGATCTCTTGCCTTTCTTGAATCATCTGTCGAGCAAAGCGTTCCCATCCTCGTTTAAGCACGCCTAAATACCAATAATCAAGCTCTTCTTCAAGAAAACGGATATCATTTGTAGGGTCATAGTTTCCTACGGCAATAGGCTCTCCTTTCTCGTTCGTTGTTCCAGCAACATCTATGACATGGATAAGAGCATCTGCTTGCCGCAAATCATCCAAGAACTGGTTGCCCATGCCAAGGCCTTTATGGGCTCCAGGGACTAGGCCGGCAACGTCAATCAAGTCAACAGGGACAAACCGCATATGATTGATACAATAACCAAATCGAGGATTACATTGGACGTTAAATTCATGGTCAATACATGCCACACGAACAAATCCACAGCCGTGGTTTGGCTTGATTGTGGCAAACGGATAGTTTGCAATCTCCACTTCTGCCAACGTAGCTGCCTTGAAAAAGGTTGATTTCCCGACGTTTGCTTTGCCAACAACACCGATAAGCATGATGGGAAAAGAAAATTGAGATTCTTCTTAAACTTTGCCCTATTCTCTGATCTTATTTTGGACCGGGTACGCAAGTTTTTTCGACGTAGTTACCCTTTTTTAAATCGAAACCTTTATATATTGAAGGATATCGTTATTCCCCATGGTAGAAACGCAATCAGCCTTTCGTGGCGTCCTTGATTTTTTCTTTGCCATAGGTATTTATGATGTAGTGCTTCCTTTTCTCCTGGTTTTTACCATTATGTTTGCTATCCTCGATAAAACCAAAGTTTTAGGTGTCGATGAGTATGATGGCAAGAAATATCCTCGAAGAAACCTCAATGCCATGGTTGCTTTCGTTTCCGGATTCTTGTTCATTGCCTCAACACGTTTAGTTAGCCTTATCAATCAGGCGGTTGCCAATATTGTCATCCTTGTCATGTTCTCAGTCCTGTTTCTTCTCCTTATCGGAACATTTTATTCAGAAAAGGAAGAGGTGTTTTTGGAGGGATGGCAACGGACGGTTTTCGTGATTATCATGTTTGTTGGTATTGTCCTCATCTTTCTCTATGCCATTCAGACGGATGAGGGCGAGCCTTGGCTGATGTGGTTCTGGAATGACTACTTGGCAGAGCGATGGGATACTCAAACCGTTGGCTCAGTCATCCTTATGATCGTGATTGTTGTCTTTATGTTTTATATTGTGCACGAGCCGAAACACAACTCCCAGGGAGGGACACCAACCGAGAAAAAACATTAACACCAAGGGTATTAAAATAAAAAAATTAATAAGTAACCTCATCTTTTGCAATAAAAAGCTTGTTATGATATCATTTCATGCAACAGGGAGATAAAAAAGGAGGCATTCCCAATGGCAACAAATGCATATAACCTGTCAAACTTTATCGAAATTATGGAGTCATGGGGATTAACAGACGTCATGCTGCCCTTTTTGCTTATCTTTACTATTCTTTTTGCTATCTTACAGAAAACCAATGTCCTAGGCCACGGAAAAAAGAACTTTAATGTGGTTATTGCCCTTGTTTTTGCCTTACTGGTGGTCATTCCCCACGTCTTAGACCAGTATCCGCCTGGCGCAGATGTTGTTGACATAATGAATAGCGCATTGCCCAATGTTTCTATCCTTATTGTGGGCGTGATTATGGCATTAATCCTCATTGGTCTTTTTGGCGGTGAATCTGTTTGGATGGGAAGCTCCCTCTCTGGTTGGGTAGCTATTATTTCCTTCCTCCTGGTTATCTTTATTTTTGGCGCTTCTGCTGGTTGGTGGGGCGATCAAGGTTTTATTAATGCACTTGATAATTTCTTTGGTGAAGACTCTGTTGCCTTAGTCATCATTCTTCTGGTCTTTGGTATTATTGTCTGGTACATTACTAAAGACGATACTAAATCAGAAGGAGCAGTACGTACCGGTCAGCTCATGGGAGAAATTGGGAAACTCTTCGGCGGCGGAAAGAGCCATTAGCGAACCATGGCAACGCTTCTTGATCTTGGGCTTCTTCAGCATTTCTCACAGATCTTTGCAGCGTTGTTAATTCTTATTCTGGTGTATGGGGTGCTTCAATATACCAAACTGTTGGGTGATAGCAAAGCAATTCATGGGTTTATTGCCATTTTGATTGCCATTCTCTTTTTATTATCACCAAGCGTCAGCGATGTCATTACGGTTATGACCCCCTGGTATGTTCTCTTAGCGCTCTTTTTGGTTTTCTTGCTAATGATTATTAAAGTATTTAACGTCAGTGATGGAGATGTTCGGGCAGTCTTGAGCAATACGCAAGAGGGTCATCCTGAAATTATTTATACCATTATTGTTATTGGGATCATCATTTTCATCGGGTCTTTGGGAAAGGTTTATTTTACCGGAGAAACAGAGACAAACATCAATGCCACGACCAAAGGAACAATCGTTGGTGGTGATGTCGGTGAGGAAGAATCTGTTGAGACCTTTTGGGCAGTAATTTTCCACCCCAAAATGTTGGGTCTTATCTTTATCTTAATGATTAGTATGTTTACTGTTCTGACGCTTGCACGAAGTCCGCGCGTGTATCATTAGGCCATTTATTTCAGGGTAATGTCTTCTGCTTTTGGTCTGGATTTGGTTCTTGCACCTTTTTTGTCAATAAACCACCCTAAAAAAGCAAATATTTATATATAAGTTATAATGCATTGCTATTAGTATGGAATGCATAACCATTGCTAAACAACTTGAAGGCATATGGACCGTAGATCAGGTGGCAAAAGAACGTTGCATTGCGAGAAGTACGGCTATCAAATTGCTTCATCAACTACGAAAAGAGGGGTTCTTACAAAGTTCTGGAGGAGGTAAACAAAAACGCCTCTATTCCATCAGCTCATTGGGAATTCCTAAGAAAGAAGAAGGGATGTATGATGTTATTAATAGATACTCGAAAGTGACCTTAGCTGAGCCGTACGAACACAAAATAATAGGTAGGAACATCTCTGTTGAAGAGACCATTGTTCGTGCAATAGCTACGAGAAAGTATCGGTTAATCCTCGCGACTTTAGGATTGTTTAATCAGGTGAAGAACTGGTATCGTCTCTACTCTTTTGCTAAGCAATATGATGTATGCCATGAGGTAGGGGCACTCTATGATGTTGCACGTACGGCCATAAAAGTACGAAAAATGACTTCTAAAATCCGGGGTCTTCTGAAAAGCTTTCAGAAAAAGAGACGAAGGTTTATTATTCAAGGATTGCAATCTACTGATTTCCGGGGTATTGAATCAGCGTGGGGTATTAAGATCCCCTTAAATAAAGGGGACCTTTTGCGTTATAAGGGGGCATAAATGATAAACCTAGAAAACCAGGAAAATTTGTTCCATCTCTTGGGAAGAGGATTAAAGCAGAAGGGAGACTACTATATTGTTGGGGGCTCTGCAATGCTTTACTACAAGGCAAAGGAGAAAACAAAAGATATTGATATAGTGTGTCAAACGACGAAAGACAGAGAGATCCTCCTTCAGTTGCTTAAGGATCTTGGATTTAAAGACAGGGAATTTCGTTTTCTCTATTTTAACAAAAAAAATGTTCCTCTTCTTCTGAGTAGAGGTCAGACGCGCATCGATCTTTTCTATCGAAGAATTATTTGTTTTGATTTGTCCCACGGAATGATTGACCGGATAAGAAAGGTATATGAATATGGAAACTTTGTAGCCCATATTGTTGCACCTGAAGACATTCTTCTGTTAAAGTGTGCGACCGAACGTCCAGGGGATCGTGAAGATGCGAAATCATTGGTTGACCATTATAATCTTAAGTGGGATAGCATCATAGAAGAAGCCCAAGCACAAACAAGACCCGGTGAGGAACTATTCGTTGTCTTTCTCGATGATTTCCTGCATGAACTCAAGGAAGATCTGCATGCAGACGTTCCAAAAGAAGTCCTGAAAAAGATACGGCAAATCGCTGAGAAGGCTTTGATTGAACACGCGGGAAAGAAGAAGCGATCACGTGTTGCTTTGAAATCGAGATAGAAAAAAAAACGTTTACTCCTCCTTTCACTCCTCAGGAGGTCCTTTTTGACGCAGGTTCTTGGTAATTCGGTTCAACTCATTGACATTTTCAGTAAAGGTTGGCAACACCTTCTGAAAGACCTTCTCCATGGCTTTAATCTCTGTTCCTATACTTACTATGTTTTTATCATAGTCACCAATTTTTCCGATAATGGCCTGATGGACTTTATCAAATTCAGCCCGTACATCAGTTATCTCCTGCTCGAGTTTTGAAATCCTGATATCTACCTTGTCCTTCCATTCAATCATCTTGTTGATGCTCTTGACCAGTTCTTCCCATTTTTCGTCAATAATTGCCTCGGCTAGTTCCTCAATTCTTTCCTCAGATCCATGTTGAGCGTAGTAGTTTCCACCTGTCTCTTGAGGTTGAGGAGGGTAGTATCCACCGGCTTGATCTTCGGGTTGCATCTGCATGGGTTGTTCTGGTGGTGGATTTTCAAGAAATTCAGCAGGAATCTCTTCAACACTGCCTTTGATATCTGCCTGATTCATGGCATCAAATATTTCTGTAGGAGCAAATCCTTGTTGGCGCAGCGTTTGGACAATCTGATTGTTACTAAAGCCCTGCTGCCGCATATTAATGACTTGATCAATAGGGGGGCCAGACGGTCCTGGTTGTGCAAAGCGATCATTACTGGGCATGGTACCTCTTTTTTTCTTTCTGCTCGTACTACCTACGGTTATATGTTTTTAAACCTTTCCTTTCCTCAAGCTCCATCCAAAAAAGGGTTAGCAGCCTTCAGTCAAACTTCCTTTTTATCAAGCGTCCAGCTGAGAGGGGGGACGTCCCTTACGGGGTCTCTCAGCTTTACTGGAAAGAAGCAAGAAGTTTGAGCTGCTAACCTGAGCGCTAGCGAATTTTTGGATGGGGCTCTTTCCTCAGAGGGCCAGAGGTTCCTTTTTCTTTGTCTCTGTCTTTCTCTCCATTGCTTCTTTGCTGCTTGCACGCTCTTCTACGATATCCTGCACCATTTTGACAACTTCTTGTTGAGTCACGAAATTTACTGGTTCCCAGAGATTGATGTATCGCTCAAGTACTTTAACGTCTTCTTTCTTTGCAGACTCTCGCAGCTCAAGGATCAATAGCTTTACTTTATCTTTGACATCAAGCAGCTCTCGCTTCACTGTTTTGAGGTCATCTTGGAGTATTTTTATCTCTGTGGAAGCCTTTTTCTGCGAGCTGAGCATATTCTGCTCGATAACCTGGATTTTTTTTCGTAAGTTAAGATCACGCTCTTCTTGAATCCTCACTCTTCTTGATAAATTATTTAATTCATTTCTCAGAAGCATAAGGTCATCAGTACTATTCCCTTTAGAGCCAAAAATTCCTGCTGACTTCTTTTTCTCCTCTTGGTTCTCTTGGTGAGGTTCAAACATCTTCTCTTTCTCTTATGTTCTCGACAGTACGTGGGTGAATAAACTCTGATGAATAGCAAATTTTATATAGTGTCTACTCTCATAGTCTTCGGAGAGAATAGAAGGGGATCTCCATAATAAATGTTGTGTTAGTATAGTTGAGTGGTGCCAGTTCATGGAAAAAAAAGAGGATACCTACGAACTTATCCGTGAGGGAGAAGATACCATTATGCGGATTGATTATAGCAGTTCCTCTCATATTCCTTCACTAGAGGATGATGAGCTCTGCATGTCTCGGACCGTTGATAAGATTGTTGAAGCTGGACCAATTTCTAAAATCGTCTTTACTCAAAAACGGGACTATGAATATGACTATAGCCAAACCCAACTCTTGGTTGAGATCTCCCGCCTTGTCCATCAACTGGTCAAGCAACGAGTTTTAGCAACCTATTTTTCTGCACAAAACCCAGCTACCGACAGGAATTATACCCTCCACTACAACGAAGCACAGGAACTGCTCTATCATCGTTTAAAAGCAGATCCTTTAGGGGCATATGTCGAGCTTAAACGCATTCTGAGAAGAGAGAGAATCGTCCTTGATAAGGAAACAGATCAACAGATGGCTTACTATACCCAACGTTATATATCTTTCCTTACCTTTGTGTTGAGTAAGCTTGACCAGACAAAACTGCTTAGTTTGGCAAAGCCCCACTTGAGTGGCTTTAAGATGGGAGAACGTGATGTTTATCGAAAGCTCTTCTACCCAACCATAAAACCTGATTTTATGTTTACCAAACTGATGGCTTCTTACCCAACCGATGGTGAGGAGCTTGATAATTATGTGGTTAATGAAGACACTGAAATTACGGTCTTTAAGCTGCCTGACAGTGTCCAGTATGTTTATCATATGATGCCTCCTGAATTTAAGTTAACTGAAGAGAAGTATGAACTGTTGGACATGGCAAGAAAAATCATGTCGGAGCATCAACCGAAAAAATCAGAATTTGTCGACCCAGAACGGATGCGGCAGGTTTTTTTTAATGTTGGCCGTGATCTTTTAGAAGAGTTATCTGCATATAGAGGTGTTACGCTTCGAAGTAAGGATATTGAAAAATTAACTAACATTCTAGTGCGTTATACGGTTGGATTCGGGTTGATCGAAGTTCTTTTGCAGGACGAAAGAATTCAGGATATCTCGGTTAATAGTCCTATGGGTCAAACGCCCTTGTTTATTGTACACAGTCAATACGGGGATTGCGTTACCAATATTATTCCAACACCGACCGAAGCAGAATCCTGGGCATCAAAGCTCCGTATGATTTCAGGTAGGCCCTTAGATGAGGCAGATCCTATCCTTGATACAGAACTTGAGCTTCCTGGTGCAAATACCAGAGTTTCTGTTATTACGCAACCCTTAGACCCTAGTGGATTGGCATATTCTTTTCGACGTCATCGTGATCGTCCGTGGACCTTGCCCTTGTTTATCAAAGCAGGGATGATTAATCCATTAGGGGCAGGTCTCATCAGTTTTCTGGTTGATGGAACAAGAACTATTCTTATTGCAGGAACACGAAGTAGCGGAAAGACCAGTTTTATGACCAGTGTTATGGTTGAAATCATGCGAAGAACAAGGGTTATTACTATCGAAGATACCTTAGAATTACCAACGAATGCACTACGTAAATTAGGCTACAACATTCAACCGATGAAGGTAGCAAGTGCACTTTCCCGGGAGAGTGCTGAAGTAAATGCATCAGACGGTATTCGAGCGACCTTACGGTTGGGAGATTCTGCATTAATTGTTGGTGAAGTTCGAAGTAAGGAAGCAGTTGCTTTGTACGAGGCTATGCGCGTCGGTGCTGCTGCTAATGTTGTTGCTGGTACGATTCATGGCGACTCTCCGTATGGGGTGTATGACCGTGTGGTGAATGATATAGGCATTCCCAAAACGTCTTTTAAGGCAACAGACATTATTATCGTAGCAACACCAGTAAAATCTGCTGATGGCATTCATAGCACCAGAAGGATTACGCAAATTACCGAAGTGAGAAAAAAGTGGGATAAAGACCCATTACTGGAGCATGCCTTTGTTGATCTTATGAAATATGACGTCAAAACAGATCAGCTTGTCCCTCAAGATGCACTTACTACCGGAGATTCTGATATTCTGAAAGATGTGGCTGGAAATATCAAGGAATTTGCTGGAAACTGGGACGCAGTCTGGGAGAATATTGTTCTTCGAGGAACCATGAAACAGCTATTGGTAGACTATGCAGAGAAGACAAATGATAATGAGCTCCTTGAAGCTCCCTTTGTCATTAAGGCAAATGATCTTTTTCATGTTCTTTCGGAAAATGTACGAGAAGAAGTAGGATTCCCCGATCCAAAACGAATTTTGTTTGAATGGGAAGAGTGGCTCAAAGGAGAGATGAGAAAACGAGTGATGTACACGAAAAATGCCTGATGATCAAGAACTTCAATCAATTCTTCGTCGATTTAAGCAAGACTTACAGCAAAAACTTAATGAGCAAACTCTTGATGATCTTCCGCATGCTTCTCGGGAATACAAGGAATTCAAGGCATCGTACATGCCGAAACATATGACGTTCTATGAAAAAGCGTGTAATTTCAGTGAGCGGATTCTCCAAATTAAGCCGAATAAAGAAAGCGAGGCAGTATTACAGGAATCTATCAGTATTTGTCACCTTGATATTACGCCTACTGGAGCATTGAGTTTTGCTATTCTTGGTCCTATTTTTTTCATTATCATTTCACTGCTTTTGAGCTTTGTCGTTCCAGTGATATTAGGAGCAAATCCAAGTATTTTCCTTGCAATTTTTAGTATTCTTGTTGGTCTTGCCTGCATTATCATTTTGCAACGGATCCCCGAATATTTTGCAAACAATTGGCGATTAAAGGCCAGCAATCAAATGGTACTGTGTATTTTTTATGTGGTTATGTACATGCGTCATACATCAAATCTTGAACGGGCAATTGAGTTTGCATCCGAGCATCTTTCTCCACCCCTTTCTATTGACTTGAAAAAAGTGCTTTGGGATGTAGAGAGTGAACGCTATGAATCCGTTAAAGAGTCCCTAGATATGTACCTTGAGTCCTGGCGAAAGTGGAATCTTGAATTTGTTGAGTCATTCCATCTTATTGAGTCCTCACTCTATGAGGGATCTGAAGCACGACGATTAAGTCTGTTGGATAAATCTCTCGAAGTCATGCTCGAGGAAACCTTCGAGAAGATGTTGCATTATGCCCATAACTTAAAGTCACCTTTAAACATCTTAAACATGCTTGGTATCATTCTTCCGGTTTTAGGTCTTGTCATCTTGCCTCTTGTTGTCAGTTTCATGGGTAATGTCAAATGGTATCATTTGGCAGTCCTCTATAATATCTGTATTCCATTGGCGGTGTATTATCTTGGCAAAAGTATTCTTTCTAAGCGGCCTACAGGGTATGGTGATACTGATCTTTCTGAAGAGAACCCTGAACTCAAAAAATACCGTAAACTGATCATTCCTCTGGGATCACAAGAAATAAAGATCAGTCCGCTTTGGCTAAGCATCATTGTTTTTTCATTTCTTTTTTTGATAGCCATTTCTCCTCTTCTTATCCATCGACTTAATCCTGACTTTGACCTACGATTTGCGGATGGGAAATTTGTTCTTTTGGATTATCGTGCAAGTACGTTAAACCCTGATGAGACCATAGGGCCATTTGGATTTGGTGCAGCCATTATCAGCTTATTTTTTCCTCTGTCATTTGGTATTGCCATTGGCCTCTATTACAGTCTGCGTTCGAAGAATGTCTATGCCATCAGAAACCGGGTCAAGGAACTCGAGCGTGAATTTGCCTCAGCCCTTTTTCAGTTAGGGAATCGTTTAGG
Encoded here:
- a CDS encoding DUF2073 domain-containing protein; translated protein: MITLQFIPYAEIEQLGTAKRIKKLLDLVKDNKIVLLEGRLKKEEEAELIKRTMEEINDHFKGIELSVIYPSDKDSAAFFQFFQKFRKRFISLLLGDRQGFTIIGPANIVKEIKRDPEQIQLLTDDEYLRRKLGGSRK
- a CDS encoding histidine phosphatase family protein, translated to MRLIITRHGETEENVAGIFQGHLHGKLSDVGISQAKKVALRLKTEKIDYIYSSDLARASDTTKEIAKYHPHTPVEFVEELRERYLGELQGKKESDLGFSKTTSVAGLSLKNGETLESLFNRAKAFLHKVLTKRPNDTVLFVAHNGINKALIAVITHRTPEDIQSIENLHNTGICIFDIDEDKRHKIHLFNSKQHLD
- a CDS encoding TldD/PmbA family protein, which encodes MERKLLRLFADRSITYWEIRNETIKTTALNAWNKETKDIVLGEKNGHSVRVLYKNGWGFVSSDGTSLAKSIKKAMSIAKSLNTSMTRSPATRSVWVGHPRSGQKKSLVKIAPDTISLEEKKSHIVAATTEYLQRKFVKSVQVSYSDSIKDSSFWNAEGTEIHQQLTYAAVSASMTVKNKTLETFDERAGGVMGYEVTKALPEVMASTYKNACILTKARVPKGGMVPVLCDPQLTEVLIHEAVGHATEADIVLQKESCLQALLGKQIAPSFLTISDDPTLKGLWGSYFYDDEGVPAQKTSMVKHGILQNLLHTRETAAAYGTSPTGNARAQSVEYLPQVRMSNTYLEKGDHRFEELAEKVKDGLYLIGSRGGQADTPTGDFHFSAQMGYKIKNSRITEPVKGVSLLGNTLRTLYDIRAIGNTYGKGSPGYCGKGGQYVPVIGNCPPMVVGKAIIGGKA
- a CDS encoding redox-regulated ATPase YchF; this translates as MLIGVVGKANVGKSTFFKAATLAEVEIANYPFATIKPNHGCGFVRVACIDHEFNVQCNPRFGYCINHMRFVPVDLIDVAGLVPGAHKGLGMGNQFLDDLRQADALIHVIDVAGTTNEKGEPIAVGNYDPTNDIRFLEEELDYWYLGVLKRGWERFARQMIQERQEIQKALAKQLSGLKVTEEIVEQVITELALDPERPNSWSEDQLLKLAHELRKKTKPMIIVCNKIDVPGAQEHFERLQKTFPAYTLIPCSAEAELALREAARHHLISYVPGDKTFQITSTQMNEKQQQALSFIQRTILDIHQTTGVQQALDTAVFTLLRMIAIFPGGVNNLMDKDGNVLPDCFLMPPGTTALDFAFKIHQDLGKNFIKAIDVRKKLPVGKDHPLQHRDIIEIKTGR
- a CDS encoding nucleotidyltransferase; this encodes MINLENQENLFHLLGRGLKQKGDYYIVGGSAMLYYKAKEKTKDIDIVCQTTKDREILLQLLKDLGFKDREFRFLYFNKKNVPLLLSRGQTRIDLFYRRIICFDLSHGMIDRIRKVYEYGNFVAHIVAPEDILLLKCATERPGDREDAKSLVDHYNLKWDSIIEEAQAQTRPGEELFVVFLDDFLHELKEDLHADVPKEVLKKIRQIAEKALIEHAGKKKRSRVALKSR
- a CDS encoding 50S ribosome-binding GTPase, producing MLAVLKQFINKVFRDIFRKKRHIKLGLYGPPNAGKTTLANKICTDWLGEEMGTVSDIPHETREIQIKEQINIKSNGKELSFNLVDTPGIATKVDFEDFLKSGLNEKEAKKRAKEATKGIVDAIKWLDEMDVVIIVLDATKDPYSQVNITIVGNLQARNIPVMIIANKIDLKKADLKRVESAFPQYPVVGISAKYGTQIEAFYESLFTVAG